The following coding sequences are from one Candidatus Paceibacterota bacterium window:
- the pdxH gene encoding pyridoxamine 5'-phosphate oxidase gives MAIADLRREYSLTGLRRRDLDPDPMAQFKLWFDQAAGARAGGRVRKFCIRAYKALLLAAGGEPLDLTAATLATADKQGRPSARVVLLKGVDARGFVFFTNYESRKGRELGENPHAALVFYWSHQERQVCVTGQVRPLPAAESDAYFQSRPRGSRVAAWASHQSAVIRDRAALEEQWRQVEAQHAGREVPRPPFWGGYVLAPGRLEFWQGRPNRLHDRFRYTRQADARWLIERLSP, from the coding sequence ATGGCAATCGCGGACTTGCGACGAGAATATAGTTTGACCGGTTTGCGCCGAAGGGATTTGGACCCGGACCCGATGGCGCAGTTCAAGCTTTGGTTCGACCAGGCGGCGGGGGCGCGGGCCGGCGGCCGGGTGCGGAAGTTTTGCATCCGCGCTTACAAGGCGCTGCTGCTGGCCGCAGGCGGGGAGCCGCTGGACTTGACGGCGGCGACGCTGGCCACGGCCGACAAGCAGGGGCGGCCGTCGGCGCGGGTGGTGCTGCTCAAAGGGGTGGACGCGCGCGGGTTTGTGTTCTTCACCAATTACGAAAGCCGCAAAGGGCGGGAGCTGGGCGAAAACCCGCACGCGGCGCTGGTGTTTTACTGGTCTCACCAGGAGCGACAAGTATGCGTGACGGGACAGGTGAGGCCGCTGCCGGCGGCGGAGTCGGACGCGTATTTTCAGTCTCGCCCGCGAGGCAGCCGCGTGGCGGCCTGGGCCTCGCACCAGAGCGCGGTGATACGCGACCGGGCGGCGCTGGAAGAACAATGGCGGCAGGTGGAGGCCCAGCACGCGGGCCGGGAAGTGCCGCGTCCGCCGTTTTGGGGCGGGTACGTGCTTGCGCCCGGGCGGCTCGAATTCTGGCAGGGGCGGCCCAACCGGCTGCACGACCGGTTTCGCTACACGCGGCAGGCAGATGCGCGGTGGTTGATCGAGCGCTTGTCGCCGTAA